From the genome of Homalodisca vitripennis isolate AUS2020 chromosome 8, UT_GWSS_2.1, whole genome shotgun sequence, one region includes:
- the LOC124368338 gene encoding uncharacterized protein LOC124368338: protein MELNGTALDVFYPGDNLTRLVTQLILAAAMLQPKLENRMKYINRNCSNNTFTIGSISWILFVLSTLVLTCTRTTTVEIYQADNGTVIVSKKSLFDITEDKFKTGKAKCQEIPSKKEPLFQNMTKVRRKPRIVISRESANIYLTKTYKLENETEEILFPELSASECAVKEFIKAVK, encoded by the exons ATAACCTGACGAGGCTAGTGACCCAGCTCATTCTGGCGGCAGCCATGTTGCAGCCCAAGTTGGAAAATCGTATGAAATACATAAATCGCAACTGCTCCAATAACACGTTTACAATCGGAAgcatttcttggattttattcGTTCTATCAACACTAGTCCTAACATGCACAAGAACTACGACAGTCGAGATATACCAAGCAGATAACGGAACTGTGATTGTCTCCAAGAAATCTCTGTTCGACATCACCgaggataaatttaaaacaggaaaaGCGAAGTGTCAGGAAATTCCAAGCAAAAAAGAACCGTTATTTCAG AATATGACAAAAGTGAGAAGAAAGCCACGAATTGTCATTTCCCGTGAATCAGCAAACATTTATCTGACAAAAACATACAAGTTGGAGAATGAAACAGAGGAG ATTCTTTTCCCTGAGCTAAGTGCAAGTGAGTGCGCAGTTAAGGAGTTTATCAAAGCAGTGAAGTAA